GGGGCGCAGTTGCCGATGCAGGATCCCGGCGCGATCGTCGTCGCTCGGAGCCCGGACGTGGATGTGCACGCCGAGTCGTCCGTGCCGCAGGATCGCCGGCTCGACCTCGGCCAGGCGGTTGGACGCGGCGACGACGAGGACCCGCGAGGCCGGATCGAGCGCATCCAGCTCGGCGGTGAGCTGGCTGATGACCCGGCGCTGGGCCCGTGCCCCGTCATCGCTCCGCCCGCCCGGTCGCGGCGCGATGGCATCGAGCTGGTCGAAGAAGAGGATCGACGGCGCCACGTTGCGGGCCCGGTCGAACACGGCCCGCAGGGTCTCCTCCGTCTCGCCCAACCACTGCGAGAACAGCTCCGGCCCGTGCACCGTCACGAGGTTGACGCCGGATTCGCCCGCCATGGCCCGCACCAGCGCCGTCTTGCCGGTTCCGGGCGCGCCGGCGAGCACGATGCCCGCATCGGTGGCCAGCCCGGTGCCCGCCGATCGGCCGCTGCCGACGGAAACGAACGCCTCGACGATCGACCGGAGCCGCTTCTTCACGTCGTCGTAACCGCCGATGTCGCCCCACCTCGTCGGTGGATGCTCGCTGGCCGCTTGGCGGAGCGCCGCCGGACGCACGGTGCGCAGCGCGGCGCGGAAGTCGTCCGCCCGCACGATGAGATCGGCGGGATCGGGGCTGTTTGCCAGCGACGGGGCCGCCACGAAGCGGGCCGCTGCCCGGCGCAACGCGTGGAGCCCGGCCTCCCGGGCGAGTTCCATGAGATCGGCGCCGACAAATCCGTGCGCCTGGGACGAGATTTCGCCGAGGGTGTCGAGGGCGCTCTCGTCGAGCGGCATCTCGCGGCAGTGGACCCGCAGAATCTGTTCGCGTTCGCCGGGGGTGGGTGTGGGGAAGAAGATCTCGCGGTCGAACCGGCCGGCCCGGCGCAGGGCCGGGTCGATGGCGTGCAGCCGGTTGGTGGTGCCGATGACGAGCAGCCCTTCGGCGCGCCCGAGCCCGTCCATGAGGGCGAGCAGCTGGGCCACTGCGCGCGATTCGGAGCTGCTGGACGCCGTTCGGCGTACGGTCGCGATCGCGTCGATTTCGTCGATGAGGATGATCGCGGGCGCCGACGCGCTCGCGTCCGCGAACACCTTGCGCAGGTTGGCCTCGGTCTCGCCGCTGTAGGTGCCGACGATCTCGGGGCCGTCGACGTGCCAGTAGTTGGCGTTGACCTCGTTGGCGACGCTACGGGCCAGGAGGGTCTTTCCTGTTCCGGGAGCGCCGTGGAGGATCACCCCGCGGGGCGCGTCGATGCCGAGCTGGCGGTAGACGTGGGGGAACAACAACGGAAGTTCGACGTATTCGCGCACCTCGCGCAGCTGGGTCGTCAGCCCGCCGACGTCCTCGAAGGTGGTGTCGAGCACCGTGCTCGGCCGGTCGTGGTGGTCATGACCCTCGCCGGGGCCGTGCTCGTGGTCGGCGGAGATGAGCCAGACGTCGGTGTCCGCGGTGACGAGGCCCTCCCGGCCCGCCACGGCATGAACCTCGAAGGTGAGCCCGACCAGCCGATCCGACGGCGTGAAATAGATGAGCATGCCCTCGCGCAGCGCCACCCGGTGTGTCACGAGCATCGACTTCAGCGCGGGAACGAGGTTGGCCTGGTGTGCGCCCAGCGCAACGCTCGGCACGAGGCTGACCTCGGACGCCGGAGGCAGCTCGACGACCTCGACGGTGACGGGCTCGTTGGGGTAGGCCTTGATCGCCTGACGCGTCAGCCGGTCGATCCGGAGAGCGCCGTTGTCCACCGCCGCTTCGGGAGACGGGTCGGTGGGCGCCACCGTGACAAGGCCGACGCGACCGCGGACGGTCGTCAGCCGCAGGACGGCACCATCGGCGATCCCCGAGGCACGCAGATCCGGCGCCACGAGTACGGCGCCTGGCACGGCCGCGCGGTAATCCGTCGGGCGAGCATCAACGATGGCCCGGAACTGCGTGCCGACGCGCGCTGACATCCCAGCTACCTCCTCGTAGGACCCCGGTCGTGGTCTGGGGCGGGCCGGACGTTGCGATCGAGTCACGGCTCCCCAATTCATCCGGGAGACCATCTTGACCCGCGGCGAATAGTGATGCAATGGTTAGTCCAATGCAACGCGTCGACCACTCGCGTTCCACCCGGACGCTCTACCGCCGTATCGAGGCCGAGTTCCCGCGATGAGGGAGAGACAGGGGATGACAGGCAGTTGACCAGCTACGTCGTGCGGCGCGTGCTCGGAGCGATCCCCCTGCTTCTCGCCATCGTCGTGATCATCTTCTTCATCACCCGGCTCGTCCCGGGCGACCCGGTTTCGGCGATGCTGCCCGAGAATGCCACCGAGCTCGACCGGCAGCGGATGACCGAGCTGTACGGGCTGAACGATCCGGTGCTCGTCCAGTTCTGGAAGTACCTGGTCCAACTGCTGCACGGAAACCTGGGCACGTCGTTCCAGTACCACAGCTCGGTCAGCGAGCTCCTGTGGCGGCGCCTGCCCGCCACGCTCGATCTGGCGATCGCCGCACTGCTCTTCGGGTGGATCATCGGCATCGCCCTGGGTGCCATCGCGTCGACCAAGCACAACAAGTGGCAGGACCGCACGGCGAGCATTGTCGGTCTCATCGGAATCTCGGCGCCGACGTTCTGGATCGGGTTGCTGCTCATCATCTACGTAGCCGTGCCGACGGGGTGGTTCCCCACCGGCGGCCGGCTGCCCGCGGACGTCGTGCCTCCCGGTCCAACCGGGGTGAACTTCATCGACGCCATCATCCACCTCGACCCTGGCCTGTTCTTCACCTCGCTGCGGTATGTCGCGCTGCCAGCCATCACGCTCGGTGCGGCCATGACCGGTCTGCTCGTGCGGATGACGCGCTCGAGCATGCTCGAGGTGCTTGGCGACGACTACATCCGCACCGCCCGGGCCAAGGGTGCCCGGGAGAGCACGGTCAACTTCCGCCACGCCCTACGCAACGCCGGTCGCCCCGTCGCCACCGTCATGGGCCTGGAGGCGGCGTCACTGCTCAGCGGGTCGATCGTCGTGGAGACCATCTTCTCGTGGCCCGGGTTGGGGCAGACGCTCGTCAACTCCGTGGATTTCCGCGACTATCCGGTCATTCAGGCCACGGTGCTGATGTTCGCCGTCGTCTTCGTGCTGACGAACCTGGCCGTTGACATCGCTTACTGCTTCATCGACCCGAGGATCAAGTACTGACATGGCCATGTTGAAGGGTTCTTCGAGCCTGTCGTTCTGGGCACGGGCGCGCCGGCTGTTGCGTCGTCCGGGTGGGTGGAACGTCGTGGTGGGCGGCGGCATCCTGTTGGGCTTCGTCATCGTCGCCGTGTTCGCCGGACTGCTGTCGCCACATGACCCCTACGCCCAGGATCTGGTGAACAAGCTCAAGCCGCCGGCGTGGTCCGGTGGTGGCAGCATGTCCCATCTCCTCGGCACGGACTATCTGGGCCGTGACATCCTCAGCCGCCTCATCTACGGTGCCCGGATCTCCCTGCTGGTCGGCGTCGCCACGGCCGTCGGGGCCGCCTTCATCGGTGTGACGACCGGTGTCATCGGCGGATATCTGGGCGGCTGGGTGGACGCCGCCATCCAGCGGGTCGTCGTGCTCTTCCAGGCGTTCCCGTTCATCCTGCTCGCGATCCTGCTGGTTGCCATCACGGGCGCCGGCACCTGGAAAGTTGTGGTCATCCTGGTGCTGTCGCGCTGGCCCGCGTTCAACCGGGTCGCGCGATCCGAGGCACTCAGTCAACGAACGCGCGAATACGTCCTGGCCGCCGAAGCCATGGGCTCACACTGGTTCCGGCTCATGAACAGGCACGTCCTGCCCGCCGTGGTCGCGCCCTCCATCGTCGTGGCGACGTTCTCCATCTCGGGAGCGATCCTCGGCGAGGCGGGTCTGAGCTTCCTCGGTCTCGGCGTGCCGATCGCCACCCCCACGTGGGGCAACATGCTCGCCGATGGCCGGAACTTCATGTATGCCGACCCCTGGCTGACGATCCCGCCCGGTGTCGCGCTGTTTCTCATCGTCATCGCCGCCAACGTCATGGGCGATGGCATTCGCGATCTCACCGACCCCCGGTTGAGGAATCGCGCTCGATAGAGCGTTGCACATCAGTTCGCCGTTGCAGATCTCGGTCAACCAGAAAGAGGTGAAAGATGACTCTCGGAAGCAGAAAGAGACGCCGCACAGTGCTCATCGCGCTGGCGACGGCCGGCGTCTTCGCTTTGACGGCTTGTAACGGCGGTAGCGGTTCGGGAGGTGCCGGCGCGACGTCTTCGGGCGTCATCGTCCAGGACTCCACGGTGACCGTGGGCGAGCAGGACGAGCCGCCGTCGTGGAACATCTACGCGCAAAGCGGCACGGGCAGCGGCAACTCGCAGTGGGGCAACATCTTCGACGCGCTGCTCGACTGGAACTACGACAAGAAAGAGTATGACCCCTACCTGGCCACGAGCTGGGAGAGCAGCGCCGACCTGAAGACCTGGACGTTCCACCTGCGTCAGGGCGTGAAGTTCTCCGACGGGACGCCGTTCACCGTCGACGATGTGTTGTTCAGCTTCGACCGCATGAAGAACCACCCCGACTCGCTCATGGCGAGCCACTTCGCCCACGTGACGAAGATGGAAGCGCCGGACCAGTCCACAGTGGTGCTCCACCTCGACACCCCCATCGCCTCGTTCCTCTCGGACATCGAGGGCCGGATGATCGTGTCGAAGCACGCCTACGACACGATGGGCGAGGACAAAGCCAACCACGCGATGATCGGCACCGGCCCCTTCAAGCTGGAGAGCTGGGTCGAGGGTCAGCAGATGACGCTGGTTCGCAACGACAACTTCTGGGGCGACAAGCCGAGCGTCCAGAAGCTCGTGCTCAAGGTCATCCCGGACGACGCGGCACGGCTCGCGGCGCTCAAGTCCGGTGAGGTCCAGATCATTCGTGAACTGCCCTCGCAGGACATCCCGACGGTGAAGAACACCCCGGGGGTCAAGGTCGTCACCAACCCCGGTGTGCGCATCCTGTTCATGCCGTTCAACCCGACCATCAAGCCGTACGACGACCCCCGCGTGCGCGAGGCCATCAGCAAGGCGATCGACGTGCACACCATCGTCGACGGCGTGTTCGACGGCACGGTGACGGAGATGAAGGGCCCGATGCCGGACTTCATCCCCGGTGCGGACCCGAGCTGGAAGGGCCACGTCTACGACCCGGAGGCGGCCAAGGCGCTCGTGCAGGAGATCGGCGGTGGTCAGCCGGTCAAGATCACGTTCACCTCGGCGACGGGGAACTACCCGGGTGACACCCAGGTCAACCAGGTGGTCGTGGAGCAACTCAAGGCAGTCGGCTTCGACGTCCAGTTCGACTCACCTGACTTCGCGGTCCTGTCCGCGAACCAGAGCAAGGGCAAGGTCGGGTTCTACCTGATCACCAAGGGTGGTTACCAGGACGCCGGTGCCGTCTACACGCAGTACTGGCTCGCCGGGCAGTCGAAGCGAACCATGTGGGACGACCCGGCGCTCAACGATGTCCTCACCAAGCAGGCCGCCGAACCTGACACCACCAAGCGCGAAGCGCTGCTCAAGGACGCCGGCAACATGCTCGTGGACCAGGACGCCGCCATTTGGTTCGGCACCTACGAAAACCTGTGGGCGACCGCCGACAACATCAAGTGGCAACCGAACGCCGGTGAGTGGATCAACGGCACTGACATCGACGTCCTTCAGAAGTAGTTGTTGGACCCCCGCGGGGCTGGTCCGCATGCCGAAAGTGCCGGCGGACCACCCCGTGGGGGCCGTGAGACCCCATGAGAGGGCGCCTGGATGACCACCGAACCGTCGTACTCGCTGAGTGATTTTCTTTCCGCGGCCCACGTCAAGGAGTTCGCGCCGCTTTCCGATGGGTCGGGGCTCGTGTTCGTCCGTGACTCGCTCGAGACCGGCACGGCGGAGATCTTCCGGGCGGATGCCAGCGGTGGCGAGCCGGTGCGGCTCACGGGCGTCTTTCACCCTGAACTTCAGACCTCGCCATTGGCGCAGCATCGCGCCGAACCCAAGGCGCAGCTCGCCGTGACCGCCGAGCGGGTCTTCTTCACCAGCTCGCGCTACTACCAGGCGATCGACAACATCTTCTCGGTCTCGCTCGACGGCAGCGACCTGCGTCAGCACACGTTCCACGACGCGATGATCGAGACGAGTCCCGCACCGTCGCCGGATGGCTCGACGCTTGCCTACTTCACGCGCACGGGCCGGGGAACGAAGGTGTTCCTGCTGGACGTACGTACACCCGCGGCTTGGCCTCGGCTCCTGTCACCGGGAAGCGACAACGAGCGGTTTCCGGTCTGGTCGCCCGACGGTCGGTGGATCGCGTTCGAGCGCGGCGGAGACACCTGGCTGCACGAGGTCGCGACCGGCAACGAGCGCCGACTCGCCGCGGACGCCTGGAGCAAGGTGACCGGCCCCGTCTTCGCGCCGGATTCGGGGCGCGTCCTCGTCTCGGCCAGTGACAGCGGATTCAGTCAGCTCGCCGTCGTCGACGTCGCCACCGGCGAGGTGACCGGCCTGACGCGGCTCCCGCGCCAGCATTCGGCGGGCTCCTGGGCGCCCGACGGGCAGTCGATCACGCTGACGTTCGCCGACGGCGTAGGCCTGAGCAACCAGGTCGGGGTGCTGCGCGCCGATGGCGCCGGCGAGCTCGTGACGTTGACGGGCGGCACCGCGATGCGCGGCAGCCCACAGTTCTCGCCCGACGGCGCCTCGGTCTACTACCTGGAGGGTGCCTCCAACCGGGTGCATGACATCTGGGCGGTTTCGCCGAACGGCGGGGAGCCACGCCAGATCACCTTCTCCATGGGCAGCCTCGACGCCGCCCGCCTGTCCGTCGCCGAGGAGGCCTGGTATCCGGCGGAGGACAGCCTGCCGATCCGGACGCTCGTCTTCAAGCCGGCGAACTTCGACCCGGCGAAGAAGTATCCGGTCGTCGTCGCCCTCCACGGCCACCCCGGCTGCTGGACGCACACGATGAACGCCCTGTGGCAGTGGGTCATCAGCCGTGGCGTCGTCCTCGTCGCGCCCAACCCGCGCGGCACCAAGGGGCTCGGCGCGGCCTTCCACGATCTCCACGACGGTGATTGGGGCGGGGTCGAGTTCTCCGACGTCATGGGCGTGCTCGACCTCATCGCCGAGTTGCCCTACGTCGACGTCCACCGGAAGGCGACGTGGGGCGGCAGCGGTGGTGGCTACATGAGCTTCCTGATCGCCACGCGCGCCCCGCAGGTGTTCGACGCACAGGTGATCCGGGCGCCTGTCTCGGCGTGGAAGTGGATCGCGATGGATCGGTTCACCGGCCAGGCGCGATACGCGACCGCGACGCGCGACCCGCAGCGGGCCCGGGAAGAGATGGGCGGCTCGTACACCGAGATTCCCGACCGTTACGAGGAGCGCTCGCCGCTGAATTTCGTCGAGCACGTCACCGTTCCGCAGTTGCTGCTGAGCGCCCGCCGGGATGGGTCGGTGCCGCTCAACGAGTCGCGGCGCTGGGTCGCTCGGATGAAGGAGCTCGGAAAGGGCGACCTGGTCGACTACGTCGAGTACCCCGACGACGATCACTCGCTGCTGCGGTATCGCGAGACCATGCGCGATCAGGGCGAACGGATCGTCAAGTTCCTGGCGGAGCATCTGGATGCTCCACAGATCGCTGAGGAAAAGGTGTCATGACTATTGCCGCGAATAGCCTGACCAGGGTTCCCGGGCGATCCGACGACCCGCTGCTCGAGGTCGAGAAGCTCTCCGTCGTCTTCGTCGGGCTCGATGCCACGCTGCCGGCCGTCACCGATGTGGCCTTCGGGCTCTACCCGGGCGAGACGCTCGGTGTGGTCGGCGAGTCCGGCTCCGGGAAGTCGGTCTCCATGATGTCGATGCTCGGGTTGACCCCCGGCCGCGTGACGTCGGGGCAGGTCCGGTTCGACGGCAAAGACCTACTGAAGATGTCCGCCGAGGAACGCCGCAAGATCCGCGGTGGCCCGATCGCGATGGTCTTCCAGGACCCTATGTCCTCGCTCAACCCGGTGCAGCGCATCGGGCATCAGCTCGAGGAGACCCTCAAGCTCCACAGCCCGGAGCTCAACAAAGCGGCGCGCAAGGAGCGCGTCGTCGAGTTGCTGCGGATCGTCGGTGTCGCCGACCCGGAGCAGCGGGTCAAGCAGTATCCGCATCAGTTCTCGGGTGGTATGCGCCAGCGCGTGATGATCGCGATGGCGATCGCGAACTCGCCCCGGGTGCTGATCGCCGACGAGCCGACGACGGCGCTCGACGTGACGATTCAGGCCCAGGTCCTCGACGTGCTGCGCAAGGCGAAGGACGAGACGGACGCCGCGGTCATCCTCATCACGCACGACCTCGGCGTCATCGCGGAGATGGCCGACCGGGTCATGGTCATGTACGCCGGTCGCGTCGTCGAGGCGGGCACGGTGACCGAGCTGTTCGACGATCCCCGCCACCCCTACACCAAGGGTCTGCTGGGCAGCGCGCTGCGGGTCAGCGAGCGGGTCGAGCGACTCAACTCGATTCCCGGCAATCCGCCGAACATCACCCACCTGCCCACCGGCTGTTCCTTCCATCCCCGGTGCTCCATCGCCAACGGGCGGGAGCGGTGCAGCACGGAGACTCCAGAGCTCATCGACGTCGGCGGCCGCTGGACCGCCTGTCATTTCAGCGACGAATTGCGGGGAGCGCAGTCATGAGTGCGGTAGAGACGCAGCCGCTGCTGAAGACGGAGGGCCTGGAGGTCCATTTCCCGGTTCGTGCGGGCTTCTTCGGGCAGCGCCGCTCCACCATCAAGGCGGTGGACGGTGTCGACCTCACGCTGGCGCTGGGCGAGACCCTGGGGCTCGTCGGAGAATCCGGTTCCGGCAAGACGACGACCGGACGAGCGATCATGCGGCTCGAGCGCCCCACGGGCGGTCGCGTCGTTTTCGACGGCCGGCCGGTGCAGGACGTCTCCGAACGCGAGTTCCGCAAGTTCCGGCGCCAGTTCCAGATCGTCTTCCAGGACCCGTACTCGTCCCTCGACCCTCGAATGACGGTGCGTTCCATCATCGCGGAGCCGATGGTTGTCGCCGGCGTCGGGGATCGCGCCTCCAGGGTCGCGCGAGTGAACGAGTTGCTCAGCCTTGTCGGGCTCGAGACCAGTCATGGCGATCGCTACCCGCACGCGCTGTCCGGCGGGCAGCGCCAGCGGGTCGGCATCGCACGGGCCCTGGCGCTCAACCCTCAGTTGCTCATTCTCGATGAGCCGGTCTCCGCGCTCGACGTCTCGTTACAGGCCCAGATCGTCAACCTGCTCAAGGACATCCAGCAGGAGCTGGGGCTCGCCTACCTCTTCATCTCCCACGACCTGTCGGTCGTGCGGCAGATGTGCGACCGGGTGGCCATCATCTACCTGGGCCGGATCGTCGAGACCGGGCCGTTGGCAGAGATCTTCGACAACCCGTCCCACCCCTACACGCAGGCGCTCCTGTCGGCCGTGC
This genomic interval from Asanoa ferruginea contains the following:
- a CDS encoding AAA family ATPase; this translates as MSARVGTQFRAIVDARPTDYRAAVPGAVLVAPDLRASGIADGAVLRLTTVRGRVGLVTVAPTDPSPEAAVDNGALRIDRLTRQAIKAYPNEPVTVEVVELPPASEVSLVPSVALGAHQANLVPALKSMLVTHRVALREGMLIYFTPSDRLVGLTFEVHAVAGREGLVTADTDVWLISADHEHGPGEGHDHHDRPSTVLDTTFEDVGGLTTQLREVREYVELPLLFPHVYRQLGIDAPRGVILHGAPGTGKTLLARSVANEVNANYWHVDGPEIVGTYSGETEANLRKVFADASASAPAIILIDEIDAIATVRRTASSSSESRAVAQLLALMDGLGRAEGLLVIGTTNRLHAIDPALRRAGRFDREIFFPTPTPGEREQILRVHCREMPLDESALDTLGEISSQAHGFVGADLMELAREAGLHALRRAAARFVAAPSLANSPDPADLIVRADDFRAALRTVRPAALRQAASEHPPTRWGDIGGYDDVKKRLRSIVEAFVSVGSGRSAGTGLATDAGIVLAGAPGTGKTALVRAMAGESGVNLVTVHGPELFSQWLGETEETLRAVFDRARNVAPSILFFDQLDAIAPRPGGRSDDGARAQRRVISQLTAELDALDPASRVLVVAASNRLAEVEPAILRHGRLGVHIHVRAPSDDDRAGILHRQLRPANLAEPAEALVAALVPLTAGLVGGDLEFICQSAAQAASAEERPLSRADLLAAVENARANPTEGDSSGD
- a CDS encoding S9 family peptidase; this encodes MTTEPSYSLSDFLSAAHVKEFAPLSDGSGLVFVRDSLETGTAEIFRADASGGEPVRLTGVFHPELQTSPLAQHRAEPKAQLAVTAERVFFTSSRYYQAIDNIFSVSLDGSDLRQHTFHDAMIETSPAPSPDGSTLAYFTRTGRGTKVFLLDVRTPAAWPRLLSPGSDNERFPVWSPDGRWIAFERGGDTWLHEVATGNERRLAADAWSKVTGPVFAPDSGRVLVSASDSGFSQLAVVDVATGEVTGLTRLPRQHSAGSWAPDGQSITLTFADGVGLSNQVGVLRADGAGELVTLTGGTAMRGSPQFSPDGASVYYLEGASNRVHDIWAVSPNGGEPRQITFSMGSLDAARLSVAEEAWYPAEDSLPIRTLVFKPANFDPAKKYPVVVALHGHPGCWTHTMNALWQWVISRGVVLVAPNPRGTKGLGAAFHDLHDGDWGGVEFSDVMGVLDLIAELPYVDVHRKATWGGSGGGYMSFLIATRAPQVFDAQVIRAPVSAWKWIAMDRFTGQARYATATRDPQRAREEMGGSYTEIPDRYEERSPLNFVEHVTVPQLLLSARRDGSVPLNESRRWVARMKELGKGDLVDYVEYPDDDHSLLRYRETMRDQGERIVKFLAEHLDAPQIAEEKVS
- a CDS encoding ABC transporter ATP-binding protein: MTIAANSLTRVPGRSDDPLLEVEKLSVVFVGLDATLPAVTDVAFGLYPGETLGVVGESGSGKSVSMMSMLGLTPGRVTSGQVRFDGKDLLKMSAEERRKIRGGPIAMVFQDPMSSLNPVQRIGHQLEETLKLHSPELNKAARKERVVELLRIVGVADPEQRVKQYPHQFSGGMRQRVMIAMAIANSPRVLIADEPTTALDVTIQAQVLDVLRKAKDETDAAVILITHDLGVIAEMADRVMVMYAGRVVEAGTVTELFDDPRHPYTKGLLGSALRVSERVERLNSIPGNPPNITHLPTGCSFHPRCSIANGRERCSTETPELIDVGGRWTACHFSDELRGAQS
- a CDS encoding ABC transporter ATP-binding protein, which gives rise to MSAVETQPLLKTEGLEVHFPVRAGFFGQRRSTIKAVDGVDLTLALGETLGLVGESGSGKTTTGRAIMRLERPTGGRVVFDGRPVQDVSEREFRKFRRQFQIVFQDPYSSLDPRMTVRSIIAEPMVVAGVGDRASRVARVNELLSLVGLETSHGDRYPHALSGGQRQRVGIARALALNPQLLILDEPVSALDVSLQAQIVNLLKDIQQELGLAYLFISHDLSVVRQMCDRVAIIYLGRIVETGPLAEIFDNPSHPYTQALLSAVPIENPKQRGMSNRIVLRGDAASPSNPPSGCHFHPRCFRAEEICSKESPALRDLDGTDHSAACHFAGPKTVLPQA
- a CDS encoding ABC transporter substrate-binding protein, which codes for MLIALATAGVFALTACNGGSGSGGAGATSSGVIVQDSTVTVGEQDEPPSWNIYAQSGTGSGNSQWGNIFDALLDWNYDKKEYDPYLATSWESSADLKTWTFHLRQGVKFSDGTPFTVDDVLFSFDRMKNHPDSLMASHFAHVTKMEAPDQSTVVLHLDTPIASFLSDIEGRMIVSKHAYDTMGEDKANHAMIGTGPFKLESWVEGQQMTLVRNDNFWGDKPSVQKLVLKVIPDDAARLAALKSGEVQIIRELPSQDIPTVKNTPGVKVVTNPGVRILFMPFNPTIKPYDDPRVREAISKAIDVHTIVDGVFDGTVTEMKGPMPDFIPGADPSWKGHVYDPEAAKALVQEIGGGQPVKITFTSATGNYPGDTQVNQVVVEQLKAVGFDVQFDSPDFAVLSANQSKGKVGFYLITKGGYQDAGAVYTQYWLAGQSKRTMWDDPALNDVLTKQAAEPDTTKREALLKDAGNMLVDQDAAIWFGTYENLWATADNIKWQPNAGEWINGTDIDVLQK
- a CDS encoding ABC transporter permease, which codes for MTSYVVRRVLGAIPLLLAIVVIIFFITRLVPGDPVSAMLPENATELDRQRMTELYGLNDPVLVQFWKYLVQLLHGNLGTSFQYHSSVSELLWRRLPATLDLAIAALLFGWIIGIALGAIASTKHNKWQDRTASIVGLIGISAPTFWIGLLLIIYVAVPTGWFPTGGRLPADVVPPGPTGVNFIDAIIHLDPGLFFTSLRYVALPAITLGAAMTGLLVRMTRSSMLEVLGDDYIRTARAKGARESTVNFRHALRNAGRPVATVMGLEAASLLSGSIVVETIFSWPGLGQTLVNSVDFRDYPVIQATVLMFAVVFVLTNLAVDIAYCFIDPRIKY
- a CDS encoding ABC transporter permease; this translates as MLKGSSSLSFWARARRLLRRPGGWNVVVGGGILLGFVIVAVFAGLLSPHDPYAQDLVNKLKPPAWSGGGSMSHLLGTDYLGRDILSRLIYGARISLLVGVATAVGAAFIGVTTGVIGGYLGGWVDAAIQRVVVLFQAFPFILLAILLVAITGAGTWKVVVILVLSRWPAFNRVARSEALSQRTREYVLAAEAMGSHWFRLMNRHVLPAVVAPSIVVATFSISGAILGEAGLSFLGLGVPIATPTWGNMLADGRNFMYADPWLTIPPGVALFLIVIAANVMGDGIRDLTDPRLRNRAR